The Lutibacter profundi genome includes a region encoding these proteins:
- a CDS encoding acyloxyacyl hydrolase — protein MRKIFVGILFFNMAICFSQSKSSYIQANSFYGNIIAHNSDAYAFLQGHPTGFFISYNKRSYGEEAWQERYNYPDFGYSFGYQDYHSEILGKLYSIYGHYNFYFFNREAKNQLIFRAGIGLAYNTNPYDKETNNKNTAFGSSLNSSTYFKLYFQREHLLNNLGVNAGLTFVHASNSNIKSPNSGVNIWAFTLGLNYDLSSEEQPINYIPSTESKYFKEPIKFNFAIRGGVNEAEIIGSGVKPFYVVSAYADKRLNRKSAIQIGAELYISPMLKEFYNLNLTIPHTNLKETDSFSRIGVFIGHELFINKISIETQLGYYVKYPFEYDGRIYETLGLKRYFNQKWFASVRLKAHAANAETVEFGVGVRL, from the coding sequence ATGAGAAAAATATTTGTTGGAATTTTATTTTTTAATATGGCTATTTGTTTCAGTCAATCAAAATCTTCTTACATTCAAGCCAATTCTTTTTATGGAAACATTATTGCCCACAATTCTGATGCTTATGCTTTTTTACAAGGGCACCCAACAGGTTTTTTTATAAGTTATAACAAACGGTCTTACGGAGAAGAAGCATGGCAAGAGCGCTATAATTATCCAGACTTTGGTTATTCTTTTGGGTATCAAGATTATCATTCTGAAATTTTAGGGAAATTATATTCCATTTATGGGCATTATAATTTTTATTTTTTCAATAGAGAAGCCAAAAATCAGCTAATTTTTAGAGCAGGAATTGGCTTGGCATACAATACAAATCCGTACGATAAAGAAACTAATAATAAAAATACTGCTTTTGGAAGTTCTTTAAATTCAAGTACCTATTTTAAATTGTATTTTCAAAGAGAACATTTACTAAATAATTTGGGTGTGAATGCCGGATTAACTTTTGTTCATGCCTCTAATTCTAATATTAAATCTCCTAATTCTGGTGTTAATATTTGGGCATTTACCTTAGGGTTAAACTATGATTTAAGTTCTGAAGAACAACCTATAAATTATATTCCTTCTACAGAAAGTAAGTATTTTAAGGAGCCTATTAAATTTAATTTTGCCATTAGAGGTGGTGTTAATGAAGCTGAAATAATAGGTAGTGGCGTTAAACCTTTTTACGTTGTATCTGCTTATGCCGATAAAAGATTAAATAGAAAATCTGCCATACAAATTGGAGCCGAATTGTATATTTCACCTATGTTAAAGGAGTTTTACAATTTAAACCTAACCATACCACATACCAACCTAAAAGAAACAGATAGTTTTTCTAGAATAGGTGTTTTTATTGGTCATGAATTATTTATAAATAAAATATCTATAGAAACACAATTGGGATATTATGTGAAATATCCTTTTGAATACGATGGAAGAATTTATGAAACATTAGGTTTAAAAAGGTATTTTAACCAAAAATGGTTTGCCTCTGTTAGGCTAAAAGCACATGCTGCAAACGCCGAAACCGTTGAATTTGGAGTTGGCGTCAGATTATAA
- a CDS encoding acyloxyacyl hydrolase, with product MKNYLFLFFVFFYSFLSFAQNFTKSNSYLQTDFFYGKLIEHDKKLKTAIQNNPYGFMLSWNTKNTENSTFNTRYNFPERGYTFLYENFNSTVLGEAYGAYRHYTYNLTPQKKQQLNLTSAFGLAYTTKPYNRIRNNQNVAFGSKLLVSAYLKLQYFTFFTNTNFGLRAGLSLIHFSNISFKSPNLGINTVAFNLGINYKLKAIEVPVYKKIDSKNKIRSTIRYNLILRGGYNESLEIDSGLFPFYTITFYGSKIINSYSAITAGIDFFNSPFLKNYIEDINKNEGKTYNETNYKRAGVFIGHELIQNNFAFISQIGYTFYYPFPYVSRVYERFGFKYNLSNHFFSEITMKVNLFRAESLEFGIGYKF from the coding sequence ATGAAAAATTACCTTTTTTTGTTTTTTGTGTTTTTTTATAGTTTTTTGAGTTTCGCTCAAAATTTCACCAAAAGCAACAGCTATTTACAAACAGATTTTTTTTATGGAAAACTTATTGAACACGATAAAAAACTTAAAACCGCTATCCAAAATAACCCTTATGGTTTTATGTTAAGTTGGAATACTAAAAATACAGAAAATTCAACATTTAATACACGCTATAATTTTCCTGAAAGAGGCTATACCTTCTTATATGAAAATTTTAATTCAACAGTTTTAGGTGAAGCCTATGGAGCTTATAGACATTATACCTATAATTTAACTCCCCAAAAAAAACAGCAACTAAACCTTACAAGTGCTTTTGGCCTGGCCTATACAACAAAGCCTTATAACCGTATTCGCAATAATCAAAACGTTGCTTTCGGATCAAAATTATTGGTGTCTGCATATCTAAAATTACAATACTTTACTTTTTTTACCAATACTAATTTTGGACTTCGTGCTGGCTTAAGCTTAATACATTTCTCAAATATTAGCTTTAAAAGTCCTAATTTAGGCATAAACACAGTAGCCTTTAACTTAGGTATAAATTATAAATTAAAGGCTATCGAAGTTCCTGTTTACAAAAAAATAGACTCCAAAAATAAAATACGTTCCACAATACGTTACAACCTAATTCTTAGAGGTGGTTATAATGAATCTTTAGAAATTGATAGTGGTTTATTTCCTTTTTACACCATCACTTTTTATGGTAGTAAAATTATTAATAGCTATTCAGCTATAACAGCTGGTATTGACTTTTTTAATTCACCATTCCTTAAAAACTACATTGAAGATATTAATAAAAATGAAGGAAAAACGTACAATGAAACTAATTACAAAAGAGCTGGTGTTTTTATAGGACATGAACTAATTCAAAATAATTTTGCTTTTATTTCACAAATTGGATATACTTTTTATTATCCTTTTCCATACGTAAGCAGGGTTTATGAACGTTTTGGTTTTAAATATAATTTAAGTAACCACTTCTTTTCTGAAATTACAATGAAAGTGAATTTATTTAGAGCAGAATCTCTTGAATTTGGTATTGGATATAAATTTTAA
- a CDS encoding head GIN domain-containing protein, with amino-acid sequence MKKLAYISCFIVLISCNKENVSNCLQTAGEIVQQEITVDSFDKILVNKRVELIITDGPVQKVVIETGKNLLPDVEVKVVNKQLILTNNNTCNFFRDYGLTKIHVTSPNINTIRNASEQRVISNGTLTYPLLYLRSSGEKKKFLATGDWHLTIENEKVIIWGNGVANFYINGSSNNLDIGFTDGDTRFEGKNFIVQNIDVKNVSSNDIIIYPVESLTGSIHSVGDVISYNRPPIVDVEILSNGALIFK; translated from the coding sequence ATGAAAAAATTAGCATACATAAGTTGTTTTATAGTACTAATAAGCTGTAACAAAGAAAATGTGAGTAATTGTTTACAAACGGCAGGAGAAATTGTACAACAAGAAATTACGGTTGACTCTTTTGATAAAATTTTAGTCAACAAAAGAGTTGAATTAATTATAACAGATGGCCCCGTTCAAAAGGTTGTGATAGAAACCGGTAAAAATTTATTGCCAGATGTTGAGGTAAAAGTAGTAAACAAACAATTAATTTTAACCAATAACAACACCTGTAATTTTTTTAGAGACTACGGACTAACAAAAATACACGTAACCTCTCCAAACATTAACACTATTAGAAACGCTTCTGAGCAACGTGTTATTTCAAATGGAACACTTACCTATCCTTTGTTATACCTTCGATCTTCTGGAGAGAAAAAGAAGTTTTTGGCCACTGGAGATTGGCACTTAACTATTGAAAATGAAAAAGTGATTATTTGGGGTAATGGTGTAGCCAATTTTTATATAAATGGTAGTTCTAACAATTTAGATATAGGTTTTACAGATGGAGATACTCGTTTTGAAGGTAAAAATTTTATAGTACAAAATATTGATGTAAAAAATGTTAGCTCTAACGATATTATAATTTACCCAGTAGAGAGTTTAACTGGCAGCATACACTCCGTTGGAGATGTAATATCATACAACAGGCCTCCAATAGTTGATGTAGAAATTTTAAGTAATGGAGCGTTAATTTTTAAGTAG
- the gldA gene encoding gliding motility-associated ABC transporter ATP-binding subunit GldA yields the protein MSIEVKNITKLYGNQIALKAVNFTIKKGEIVGFLGPNGAGKSTLMKIITGYLKASEGTVLVSDFDIVTQKLEAQKRIGYLPEHNPLYLEMYVKEYLLFNASIYKTPKNEVKEIIAKVGLTSEAHKKINQLSKGYRQRVGLAAALIHKPEVLILDEPTTGLDPNQLVEIRHLIKEEGKEKTILFSTHIMQEVEAICDRVILINKGEIVADKNLLELKKNQEQIIEVEFDFKVEKQFIVGIPHLKSADNSFSTSWILTFDTTEDMRSKVFDFAHENGLKILRLVTINKNLESLFRSLTT from the coding sequence ATGTCTATTGAAGTAAAAAATATAACCAAATTGTATGGGAATCAAATTGCATTAAAAGCAGTAAATTTTACAATTAAGAAAGGGGAGATTGTTGGATTTCTAGGTCCAAATGGCGCAGGAAAATCTACCTTAATGAAAATTATTACGGGTTATTTAAAAGCTTCTGAAGGCACGGTTTTGGTTAGTGATTTTGATATTGTTACTCAAAAACTTGAAGCACAAAAAAGAATTGGTTACTTGCCTGAGCACAACCCACTTTATTTAGAAATGTACGTTAAAGAATACTTGCTATTTAATGCTTCAATTTATAAAACACCTAAAAATGAAGTTAAGGAAATAATTGCTAAAGTTGGACTAACTTCTGAAGCGCATAAAAAAATAAATCAACTTTCTAAAGGGTACAGGCAAAGAGTTGGTTTGGCAGCGGCATTAATACACAAGCCAGAAGTATTAATTTTAGATGAACCTACAACGGGTTTAGATCCTAATCAACTAGTTGAAATTAGACATTTAATAAAAGAGGAAGGCAAAGAGAAAACGATACTATTCTCAACACATATTATGCAAGAAGTAGAAGCTATATGTGACCGTGTTATTTTAATAAATAAAGGAGAGATAGTTGCTGATAAAAATTTACTTGAACTGAAAAAAAATCAAGAACAAATTATAGAAGTTGAATTTGATTTTAAAGTTGAAAAACAATTTATAGTAGGTATTCCTCATTTAAAATCAGCTGATAACAGTTTTAGTACTAGTTGGATTTTAACTTTTGATACCACTGAAGATATGCGTTCAAAAGTTTTTGATTTTGCACATGAAAACGGACTTAAAATATTAAGGTTAGTAACTATAAATAAAAACTTAGAAAGTTTGTTTAGATCTTTAACTACTTAA
- a CDS encoding YqaE/Pmp3 family membrane protein: MGCLRVIFCVIFPPLAVVDKGCGSIVIVFILTCLGWIPGVIAALIINNNPNN, translated from the coding sequence ATGGGTTGTTTAAGAGTCATATTCTGTGTTATTTTCCCTCCACTGGCAGTAGTTGATAAAGGTTGTGGGTCTATTGTAATTGTATTTATTTTAACGTGTTTAGGATGGATACCTGGAGTTATTGCAGCTTTAATTATTAATAACAATCCTAATAACTAA
- the lipB gene encoding lipoyl(octanoyl) transferase LipB, producing the protein MQQIKLLDLGIKNYKETWDYQETLFQSTIQLKIENRKNNTNDKTPNYFIFVEHPHVYTLGKSGDINNLLLTETQLTEKGIAFYKSNRGGDITYHGPGQIIGYPILDLDNFFGDIHKYLRFLEEVIIRTLAEYHIKGERSEGETGVWLDVGTPFARKICAMGVRTSRWVTMHGFALNVTTNLGYFDHIIPCGIRGKAVTSMEVELNRKIPFKEIKAKILKHFKELFEVEFN; encoded by the coding sequence ATGCAACAAATTAAATTATTAGACTTAGGTATAAAAAACTACAAAGAAACTTGGGACTACCAAGAAACACTTTTTCAAAGTACCATTCAACTAAAAATTGAAAATCGGAAAAATAACACCAACGACAAAACTCCTAATTATTTTATTTTTGTAGAACACCCTCACGTATATACCTTAGGGAAAAGTGGTGATATTAACAATTTATTACTCACCGAAACACAATTAACTGAAAAAGGAATCGCTTTTTATAAAAGTAATCGTGGAGGCGATATAACGTACCACGGTCCCGGACAAATTATTGGGTACCCCATTTTAGATTTAGATAATTTTTTTGGAGACATCCACAAATACCTGCGTTTTTTAGAAGAAGTAATTATTAGAACTTTGGCTGAATACCATATAAAAGGTGAACGTAGTGAAGGTGAAACTGGTGTTTGGCTTGATGTTGGCACCCCTTTTGCTCGTAAAATTTGTGCTATGGGAGTTCGAACTAGCAGATGGGTAACTATGCACGGCTTTGCGTTAAATGTGACTACTAATTTAGGTTATTTTGATCATATTATTCCCTGTGGAATTCGAGGAAAGGCCGTAACGTCTATGGAAGTTGAATTGAATAGAAAAATACCTTTTAAAGAAATAAAAGCTAAAATTTTAAAGCATTTTAAGGAATTGTTTGAGGTTGAGTTTAACTAA
- a CDS encoding nucleoid-associated protein has protein sequence MIKRNRAAISKFIIHKVGNKFNSATNIFSENTITFDEESYELMKPFLLKPFGNVTESFRFNHHANIELNELNNYSSQIFEDETAFIDVSKHIVNHLFEQSNSAQIKIGDVIIALFEDIEYKEVLTQAIGIFKIENKINFFQTFMEKGSLDVFVQKGISTKKLDKGCLIINSSDTEGKVVLSVDTNNYDAQYWLNNFLNVKYADDNNQHTQNYIEMCKDFSEEIIKEDFGVYEKSKFLAKTVDFFKENELVNINSFKEEVFNENEEFIPLFDDYKKQFETVNNVLVRNQFAVSDIVLKKQKQKIKTEIKLDTNIQIKLDIDAPDAANEYLEKGYDEEKKMKFYKVYFNEEN, from the coding sequence ATGATTAAAAGAAACCGAGCAGCAATTTCAAAATTCATTATCCATAAAGTTGGAAACAAGTTTAATAGTGCTACCAATATTTTTTCGGAAAATACAATAACCTTTGACGAAGAAAGTTACGAGCTAATGAAGCCTTTTTTATTAAAACCCTTTGGAAACGTAACGGAGAGTTTTCGATTCAATCACCATGCAAACATTGAGTTAAATGAACTTAACAACTATTCATCACAAATTTTTGAAGATGAAACTGCGTTTATTGATGTCTCAAAACACATTGTAAATCACTTATTTGAGCAATCTAACTCTGCACAAATAAAAATTGGGGATGTTATTATTGCGCTGTTTGAAGATATAGAATATAAAGAAGTACTAACACAAGCTATTGGTATTTTTAAAATTGAAAATAAAATTAACTTCTTTCAAACCTTTATGGAAAAAGGGAGTTTAGACGTGTTTGTTCAAAAAGGAATTAGCACCAAAAAACTAGATAAAGGTTGTTTAATTATCAATTCATCAGATACAGAAGGGAAAGTGGTGTTAAGTGTTGATACAAATAATTATGATGCTCAATACTGGTTAAATAACTTTTTAAATGTAAAATATGCTGATGATAACAACCAGCATACACAAAATTACATAGAAATGTGTAAAGATTTTTCAGAAGAAATTATAAAAGAAGATTTTGGTGTTTATGAAAAAAGTAAATTTTTAGCTAAAACAGTTGATTTTTTTAAAGAAAATGAATTGGTAAATATCAACAGCTTTAAAGAGGAAGTTTTTAATGAAAATGAAGAGTTTATACCCTTGTTTGACGATTATAAAAAACAATTTGAAACAGTAAATAATGTATTGGTGCGAAACCAATTTGCGGTATCTGATATTGTATTAAAAAAACAAAAACAAAAGATTAAAACAGAAATTAAATTAGATACAAATATCCAAATTAAACTAGATATAGACGCACCAGATGCGGCAAATGAATATTTAGAAAAAGGGTATGATGAAGAGAAAAAAATGAAATTTTATAAAGTGTATTTTAACGAAGAGAATTAA
- a CDS encoding ribonuclease HII, with product MGLKKYYLKNKIEVGTDEAGRGCLAGPVVAAAVILPNNFKHPLLNDSKQLTEKQRNLVRPFIEENALAFKVSYVFEDTIDKINILQASILAMHKAIEKLQITPEHIIVDGNKFNAYKNIPHTTIVKGDAKFMSIAAASILAKTYRDEFMQKLDEEFPQYFWKKNKGYPTKQHRNAIREFGITNYHRKSFKLLPQQLKLEL from the coding sequence ATGGGACTAAAAAAATATTATTTAAAAAATAAAATAGAAGTTGGTACAGATGAAGCGGGAAGAGGATGTTTGGCTGGTCCAGTAGTTGCTGCAGCAGTTATTTTACCTAATAATTTTAAGCACCCATTATTAAACGATTCAAAGCAGTTAACAGAAAAGCAACGAAACTTAGTACGTCCATTTATAGAAGAAAATGCCTTAGCTTTTAAAGTGTCGTATGTTTTTGAAGATACCATTGATAAAATAAATATTTTACAAGCATCTATTTTGGCCATGCATAAAGCCATTGAAAAACTGCAAATAACACCTGAGCATATTATTGTTGACGGTAATAAGTTTAACGCTTATAAAAATATTCCACACACAACAATTGTAAAAGGTGATGCTAAATTCATGAGTATTGCTGCAGCCTCAATACTAGCAAAAACGTATAGAGATGAGTTTATGCAAAAATTAGATGAAGAATTTCCTCAGTATTTTTGGAAAAAAAATAAAGGGTACCCTACAAAACAGCACCGAAATGCTATTCGAGAATTTGGGATTACCAACTATCACAGAAAATCATTTAAATTATTGCCACAACAGTTAAAATTAGAGTTGTAA